Proteins encoded in a region of the Pieris brassicae chromosome 3, ilPieBrab1.1, whole genome shotgun sequence genome:
- the LOC123707176 gene encoding uncharacterized protein LOC123707176, with product MTRTTPDALSSLNQFTNATTPTASNMITVAKSTHSNKRPPIIIYPTVSPESIVIPIVSCIFGFPLLALTVICCLRRRAKLARERARRRNCELDRGELSVVRMSPMKNRQRAVSLVRSPRPPPSLELDTVLEERSDPEQTTLSQVEITPDKEVGSILFGAIGAVGAAAVTAAACAGDS from the exons ATGACAAGAACGACGCCAGATGCTCTATCTAGTTTGAACCAATTTACCAACGCAACGACCCCGACAGCAAGTAATATGATAACAGTTGCAAAATCAACGCATAGTAATAAACGACCACCCATCATCATTTATCCCACTG tGTCACCCGAATCAATAGTTATACCGATCGTGTCCTGCATATTTGGCTTTCCATTATTGGCTCTGACAGTTATTTGCTGTTTGCGACGAAGGGCGAAATTAGCGAG gGAACGCGCAAGACGCCGTAACTGCGAATTGGATCGCGGTGAGTTATCTGTAGTGAGAATGTCTCCAATGAAGAATAGACAACGAGCGGTCAGTCTCGTCCGCTCTCCGCGGCCGCCTCCCTCCCTCGAATTGGACACTGTCCTGGAAGAACGCTCAGATCCGGAACAAACTACGCTTTCACAG GTGGAAATAACCCCAGACAAGGAAGTGGGTTCGATACTCTTCGGGGCCATTGGAGCTGTGGGGGCAGCCGCGGTTACCGCAGCCGCCTGCGCCGGCGACAGCTAG
- the LOC123707445 gene encoding cytochrome P450 6l1-like has protein sequence MMDVQTYKPILHWFLYITVFVLGLVYWLVNKNFNYWANRGIEYVKPSFPLGNLGFIMRKSFWDFCNELKGKHRRDYIGVFLAWKPALFVQTAELARKVLVKDHDSFQDRYLYSGHSDPLGSLNLFTVKNPIWSEMRNELSPMFTSMKLKKITELMNINSEQLVQKVQRDYVDNKKCVNLKELFSMYTSDTVAYSVFGIRVSVLNDQLSPLWAITSHMVKWTFWRGLEFTMIFFVPAVAAFFRMKFFSAAASDYIKKIFWNVAEERKSKGTTNDKDLVNHLLKLKDNLKLPAKSDSDLADKLMLAQAAVFILGSVETSSTTLSYCLHELAYHPEEQEILFNEIDEAYKRTGKSILEYDDLMEQKYLSGCLRETMRKYPPVAYLDRICNMQYKLTDDVVIEKGTPVFVNLLAIHYDEKNFPEPNKWKPERFTSASDSDNVQFTFMPFGEGPRFCIGKRYGMMQMRTALAQLVHKYKLEPSVPYDVESDPYSVILAPADGGSVKFVPR, from the exons ATGATGGACGTTCAAACGTATAAACCAATTTTACATTGGTTCTTATATATAACAGTTTTCGTTCTTGGTTTAGTTTATTGgttggtaaataaaaatttcaattattggGCGAATCGAGGTATTGAATATGTGAAACCATCATTTCCGCTCGGTAACTTGGGGTTTATAATGAGAAAAAGTTTTTGGGATTTTTGTAATGAATTAAAAGGTAAACATCGGAGAGACTACATTGGTGTATTTTTGGCTTGGAAACCGGCATTGTTCGTGCAAACAGCGGAACTCGCAAGGAAAGTTTTGGTGAAGGACCACGACAGTTTTCAGGACAGATATTTGTACTCGGGACACTCGGATCCCCTTGGCTCCTTGAACTTATTCACTGTAAAG AATCCAATATGGTCGGAGATGAGGAACGAACTCTCGCCAATGTTCACTTCTATGAAACTAAAGAAAATTACCGAATTGATGAATATAAACTCGGAGCAGCTCGTACAAAAAGTTCAGAGAGACTACGTCGACAATAAGAAATGTGTTAATttaaag gAACTATTCTCAATGTACACGTCCGATACAGTTGCATACAGTGTTTTTGGCATACGAGTGAGCGTGCTTAACGACCAGCTGTCACCACTATGGGCCATTACTAGTCACATGGTGAAGTGGACATTCTGGCGTGGTCTAGAATTCACAATGATATTCTTCGTACCAGCTGTTGCGGCGTTTTTCAG AATGAAGTTCTTTTCGGCTGCGGCTTcagattatattaaaaagattttttggAATGTAGCTGAGGAAAGGAAATCTAAGGGAACAACTAACGACAAGGACCTTGTAAACCATCTTTTGAAATTAAAGGACAATCTGAAGCTTCCTGCTAAATCTGATTCTG ACCTAGCCGACAAATTAATGTTAGCTCAAGCAGCTGTATTCATTCTCGGCTCCGTGGAAACTTCGTCGACGACACTTTCCTACTGCCTCCACGAACTCGCATACCATCCCGAGGAACAG gaaatattatttaatgaaatcgACGAAGCGTACAAACGCACAGGAAAATCCATTCTTGAGTACGATGACCTCATGGAGCAAAAGTATTTGTCTGGATGTTTAAGAG AAACAATGCGAAAGTACCCTCCAGTCGCGTATTTAGATAGGATATGTAACATGCAGTATAAGTTGACCGACGACGTCGTTATCGAAAAGGGTACCCCAGTGTTTGTGAATCTGTTGGCCATACATTACGACGAGAAAAACTTCCCAGAACCAAATAAATGGAAACCTGAAAGGTTCACATCCGCTTCAGACAGTGATAACGTTCAATTCACATTTATGCCATTTGGAGAAGGACCACGATTTTGTATAG GAAAGCGATACGGAATGATGCAGATGCGCACGGCCTTAGCGCAACTCgtgcataaatataaattggagCCCTCAGTGCCTTACGACGTGGAAAGCGACCCTTATAGTGTGATTTTAGCACCAGCTGATGGTGGAAGTGTCAAATTTGTACCTCGATAA